A genome region from Aurantiacibacter sp. MUD61 includes the following:
- a CDS encoding phosphatidate cytidylyltransferase, protein MEGDNLEPTERKRDRLRRLATVPLSVRTSDLPKRAASALVMVAIAGTALWLGGLWWKLFVGFIAGVGIVELRGIARRISRNLWRQLVILMAGAIYIGFAISALFNLPKEVVLGVVAIVIATDTGAYFSGRAIGGPKIAPSISPSKTWAGLAGGATAAALVSLAFFYSNVGERAFSLMGLAALGIGAVLAVVAQAGDFLESYLKRRAAVKDSGNLIPGHGGVLDRVDGMLPVAIVAALLWYNVHPS, encoded by the coding sequence ATGGAGGGCGATAATCTGGAGCCTACCGAGCGCAAGCGCGACCGGTTGAGGCGCCTTGCCACCGTACCGCTTTCGGTGCGCACCAGCGACTTGCCAAAGCGTGCGGCGAGTGCGCTGGTCATGGTGGCGATTGCCGGTACGGCGCTTTGGTTGGGGGGGCTTTGGTGGAAGCTGTTTGTTGGTTTTATTGCTGGTGTCGGCATCGTTGAACTTCGTGGGATCGCGCGTCGCATTAGTAGAAATCTATGGCGGCAGCTTGTCATCCTGATGGCTGGTGCGATCTATATCGGGTTCGCGATAAGCGCACTGTTCAATCTACCCAAGGAAGTTGTGCTGGGCGTGGTCGCCATTGTCATCGCGACCGATACGGGTGCCTATTTCTCGGGCCGGGCGATTGGCGGCCCCAAGATCGCGCCGAGCATCAGCCCGTCCAAGACATGGGCTGGCCTCGCAGGCGGAGCGACGGCCGCGGCGCTTGTATCGCTGGCCTTCTTCTATTCGAATGTCGGAGAGCGGGCGTTCTCGCTCATGGGATTGGCGGCACTGGGCATCGGCGCGGTGCTCGCCGTCGTGGCACAGGCGGGCGACTTTCTTGAAAGCTATTTGAAACGCCGCGCGGCGGTGAAGGATTCGGGCAATCTCATTCCCGGCCATGGCGGCGTGCTGGACCGTGTGGACGGCATGCTGCCGGTTGCCATTGTCGCCGCACTTTTGTGGTATAACGTGCATCCGTCATGA
- the uppS gene encoding polyprenyl diphosphate synthase has protein sequence MDGNGRWAKKRGLPRALGHKAGGDAVKRAVQAAETLGLECLTLYAFSSENWKREEEEISDLMNLMRRFIEANLKDMIERRVRLKIIGDYKAFAPDIVAKLEDALERTKDGDRILAVALNYGAQQEIARAARLAAEEGSIEPESIEKHLYTADLPPLDLLIRTSGEVRLSNFLLWQSAYAEMLFMDLLWPDFDEECLRDACETFATRERRYGGR, from the coding sequence ATGGACGGCAATGGCCGCTGGGCGAAGAAGCGCGGCCTGCCGCGTGCGCTCGGCCACAAGGCGGGCGGGGATGCTGTGAAGCGGGCGGTGCAGGCGGCCGAAACGCTGGGGCTGGAATGCCTGACGCTTTACGCGTTCTCATCCGAGAACTGGAAGCGTGAGGAAGAGGAAATCTCCGACCTGATGAACCTGATGCGCAGGTTTATCGAGGCCAACCTCAAGGACATGATCGAACGCCGTGTGCGGCTGAAAATCATTGGCGATTACAAGGCTTTCGCGCCCGATATTGTCGCCAAACTTGAAGATGCACTGGAGCGGACGAAGGATGGCGACCGGATACTCGCAGTGGCGCTGAATTACGGCGCGCAGCAGGAAATCGCCCGTGCTGCCCGGCTGGCGGCTGAAGAGGGCTCGATCGAGCCTGAAAGCATTGAGAAGCACCTCTACACCGCCGATTTGCCGCCTCTCGATCTGCTGATCCGAACCAGCGGCGAAGTGCGCCTGTCCAATTTCCTGCTGTGGCAATCGGCCTATGCGGAAATGCTGTTCATGGACCTGCTCTGGCCCGATTTCGACGAGGAATGCCTGCGCGACGCCTGCGAGACTTTTGCCACACGGGAGCGCCGCTATGGAGGGCGATAA
- the rseP gene encoding RIP metalloprotease RseP — MPELEITSLPWWMYAVGFLLMLGPLVVVHELGHYLVGRYFGVGAEAFSVGFGKELAGYTDKRGTRWKLSALPFGGYVQFRGDMNPASIPDPDNPPPADAFQTKPLWQKSLIVAAGPVTNILVAIAIFAAFFMAFGKPLAADPSQENYIAAISEDSGAEAAGLEVGDRIVAIDGEELADFRDLQRTVMLYPSRTWDITVERDGGEVILPVTSQPFEITDEFGNTSIIGRLGVETRPTERAFEDVGVFESIGLATAETWDMFELIVLGIKQIIVGDRSVDELGGPITIAKVSGERLSLGWLEFVSFAALISINLAFINLLPIPALDGGHLAFYAVEAIRRRPASPRSQELAFRAGIAVVLALMVFVTLIDVAKLPVFGS; from the coding sequence TTGCCTGAGTTGGAAATTACCTCGCTACCATGGTGGATGTATGCCGTCGGCTTCTTGCTGATGCTGGGGCCGTTGGTGGTCGTGCATGAGCTGGGTCACTATCTGGTCGGCCGGTATTTCGGCGTAGGGGCAGAGGCGTTTTCGGTCGGTTTTGGCAAGGAATTGGCCGGCTATACGGATAAGCGCGGCACGCGCTGGAAGCTTTCGGCCCTGCCTTTCGGTGGCTATGTCCAGTTCCGCGGCGACATGAACCCGGCGAGCATCCCCGATCCCGACAATCCGCCGCCGGCCGATGCTTTCCAGACGAAGCCGCTGTGGCAGAAATCGCTGATCGTGGCGGCTGGTCCGGTGACCAACATTCTTGTCGCCATAGCGATTTTTGCGGCCTTTTTCATGGCCTTCGGTAAGCCGCTTGCCGCCGATCCGAGTCAGGAAAACTACATCGCCGCCATTTCCGAAGACTCGGGCGCTGAGGCTGCCGGGTTGGAAGTGGGCGACCGGATCGTCGCTATCGATGGCGAGGAACTGGCCGATTTCCGCGATTTGCAGCGCACGGTCATGCTGTATCCCAGCCGCACATGGGACATTACGGTGGAGCGCGATGGCGGCGAAGTCATTCTGCCCGTCACCTCCCAGCCTTTCGAGATCACCGACGAATTCGGCAACACTTCGATTATCGGGCGATTGGGCGTCGAAACCCGTCCGACCGAGCGCGCGTTCGAGGATGTCGGAGTTTTCGAATCCATCGGCCTGGCGACTGCCGAAACCTGGGATATGTTCGAATTGATCGTCCTCGGGATCAAGCAGATCATCGTCGGCGATCGCTCGGTCGACGAGCTGGGCGGACCGATTACCATTGCGAAAGTTTCGGGCGAACGCCTCAGCCTCGGATGGCTGGAATTCGTCAGCTTCGCCGCGCTGATCTCAATTAACTTGGCATTCATTAACCTCCTGCCAATCCCTGCACTCGACGGTGGGCATCTGGCGTTTTACGCGGTCGAGGCAATCCGCCGTCGTCCAGCCAGTCCCCGCAGTCAGGAGCTAGCGTTTCGCGCCGGCATCGCCGTAGTTTTGGCGTTGATGGTGTTTGTGACGTTGATTGATGTCGCCAAATTGCCGGTCTTCGGCAGCTAG
- the pyrH gene encoding UMP kinase yields the protein MLLPDTKRILLKLSGEVLMGEQEFGIDPSYVMRLAEEVKAAKETGLEICLVIGGGNIFRGMAGAAQGMDRAQADYMGMLATVMNALAMQSALEQLGVDTRVQSAIQMDQVCEPVIRRRAERHLEKGRIVIFAAGVGAPYFTTDSGAALRAAEMRCDALLKGTSVDGVYDSDPKRNPDATRFDTVSYDQVLASNLKVMDASAVALCRDNNIPIVVFSIRERGNVARVLAGEGVQTIVKEDQ from the coding sequence ATGCTGCTACCCGACACCAAGCGTATCCTGCTGAAGCTTTCGGGCGAGGTGTTGATGGGGGAGCAGGAATTCGGGATCGACCCCTCTTATGTCATGCGCCTCGCGGAAGAGGTAAAGGCGGCGAAGGAAACGGGCCTCGAGATCTGCCTCGTCATCGGCGGCGGCAATATTTTCCGCGGAATGGCCGGCGCAGCGCAGGGCATGGACCGGGCGCAGGCCGATTACATGGGCATGCTCGCCACGGTGATGAACGCGCTGGCGATGCAGAGCGCGCTCGAACAACTGGGCGTCGATACCCGCGTGCAGAGCGCCATCCAGATGGACCAGGTGTGTGAGCCGGTGATCCGTCGCCGCGCAGAACGCCATCTTGAAAAGGGCCGCATCGTGATTTTTGCCGCCGGTGTTGGCGCGCCGTATTTTACCACCGATTCCGGCGCTGCCCTGCGTGCTGCGGAAATGCGCTGCGACGCCCTGCTCAAGGGCACCAGCGTGGACGGGGTCTATGACAGCGATCCCAAGCGCAACCCCGATGCGACCCGTTTCGATACCGTCAGCTATGATCAGGTGCTGGCGAGCAACCTTAAAGTTATGGATGCCTCCGCCGTGGCATTGTGCCGCGACAACAATATCCCCATCGTGGTCTTCTCGATCCGCGAGCGGGGCAATGTTGCGCGCGTGCTGGCGGGTGAAGGCGTGCAGACCATTGTGAAAGAGGACCAGTAA
- the frr gene encoding ribosome recycling factor, whose product MKYDKSDIERRMDGAVESLKGDLSGLRTGRANTALLDPVVVEVYGAMMPLSQVATVSAPEARMLSVQVWDKGNVSAVEKGISKANLGLNPMSDGQTIRLPMPDLNEERRKELAKLAGEYGEKAKVAIRNVRRDGMEALKEDEKKKEISEDDRKRLEDEVQKATDSHVSDVDDAVEKKIQEILTQ is encoded by the coding sequence ATGAAATACGACAAGAGCGACATCGAGCGCCGCATGGATGGCGCCGTCGAAAGCCTGAAGGGTGACCTTTCGGGCCTGCGCACGGGCCGCGCGAATACCGCGCTGCTCGATCCGGTCGTGGTTGAAGTTTACGGCGCGATGATGCCGCTCAGCCAGGTGGCTACGGTTTCCGCCCCTGAAGCGCGCATGCTCAGCGTGCAGGTGTGGGATAAGGGCAATGTCTCCGCAGTGGAGAAGGGCATCAGCAAGGCCAACCTCGGCCTCAACCCGATGTCAGATGGCCAGACCATCCGCCTTCCCATGCCGGACCTCAATGAAGAGCGACGCAAGGAACTGGCGAAGCTCGCGGGCGAATATGGCGAGAAGGCGAAAGTCGCCATCCGCAATGTCCGCCGTGACGGCATGGAAGCGCTGAAGGAAGACGAGAAAAAGAAAGAAATCTCCGAAGACGATCGCAAGCGTCTGGAGGACGAAGTGCAGAAGGCGACCGATTCCCACGTTTCCGATGTCGATGACGCCGTCGAAAAGAAGATCCAGGAAATCCTGACGCAGTAA
- a CDS encoding 1-deoxy-D-xylulose-5-phosphate reductoisomerase: MTRSISIFGATGSIGDSTLDLIRGDRDKWKVVALSANCSAEKLAKLAIEFDAEIAVVGDENCLAELREHLSGTSIETAGGAQALVEAARRPADLTVAAIVGCAGLAPTMASIEQGNTVALANKEALVSAGDVMTAKVAEHGTTLLPVDSEHNAIFQCLQGNDIDDVRWITLTASGGPLRTKTLAELDAVTPAQAIAHPNWDMGAKISVDSATMFNKGLEFIEAHHLFPVGLDRLRIIVHPQSVIHSMVEYRDGSTLAQLGPSDMRVPIASALAHPKRMDTHCKPLDLAAIGELTFFAPDEERFPSTKLAREAVYAGGGAPAVLNAANEVAVAAFLDGQIRFTQISAIVARTLEKYAPEAPQDLDAVLAVDAEARMRAKDMMELA, encoded by the coding sequence ATGACCCGCAGCATTTCCATATTCGGGGCGACCGGCTCCATCGGCGACTCAACTCTCGACCTAATCCGCGGTGACCGGGACAAGTGGAAGGTCGTCGCACTGAGTGCCAATTGCTCGGCAGAAAAGCTGGCGAAGCTGGCGATCGAATTCGATGCCGAGATCGCTGTTGTCGGCGATGAAAATTGCCTCGCTGAACTGCGCGAACACCTGTCCGGCACTTCCATCGAAACTGCTGGCGGCGCGCAGGCGCTGGTCGAAGCGGCACGTCGTCCTGCCGACCTGACCGTCGCGGCGATCGTAGGCTGCGCAGGCCTTGCACCCACTATGGCATCGATTGAGCAGGGGAACACGGTCGCGCTCGCCAACAAGGAAGCGTTGGTCTCCGCAGGTGACGTCATGACGGCAAAGGTCGCCGAACACGGCACCACGCTGCTGCCCGTCGATTCGGAGCACAATGCGATTTTCCAGTGCCTCCAGGGCAACGATATCGATGACGTTCGCTGGATCACACTTACGGCCAGCGGCGGCCCTCTGCGCACCAAAACGCTGGCAGAACTGGACGCTGTCACCCCCGCGCAGGCCATCGCGCACCCCAATTGGGACATGGGCGCAAAGATCAGCGTCGATAGTGCGACCATGTTCAACAAGGGCCTTGAATTCATCGAGGCGCATCACTTGTTTCCCGTCGGTCTCGACCGGCTGCGTATCATCGTCCACCCGCAGAGCGTCATCCACTCCATGGTCGAATACCGCGACGGATCGACGCTCGCGCAACTCGGGCCAAGCGATATGCGGGTGCCTATCGCATCTGCCCTCGCGCACCCGAAGCGCATGGACACGCACTGCAAGCCGCTCGACCTGGCAGCCATTGGGGAGCTGACCTTTTTTGCGCCCGATGAAGAGCGTTTTCCCTCCACCAAGCTGGCGCGCGAGGCTGTTTACGCAGGTGGAGGGGCGCCCGCTGTCCTGAATGCCGCGAATGAAGTCGCGGTGGCGGCTTTCCTTGACGGTCAGATCAGGTTCACCCAAATTTCGGCAATAGTGGCCAGAACTCTCGAAAAATACGCTCCAGAAGCGCCTCAGGATCTCGATGCCGTTCTGGCTGTCGATGCCGAAGCGCGGATGCGTGCGAAAGATATGATGGAGCTTGCCTGA